Proteins encoded in a region of the Ranitomeya imitator isolate aRanImi1 chromosome 9, aRanImi1.pri, whole genome shotgun sequence genome:
- the SIAH1 gene encoding E3 ubiquitin-protein ligase SIAH1 isoform X2, with protein sequence MSRQTAAAIPTGTSKCPPSQRVPALTGTTASNNDLASLFECPVCFDYVLPPILQCQSGHLVCSNCRPKLTCCPTCRGPLGSIRNLAMEKVANSVLFPCKYASSGCEVTLPHTEKADHEELCEFRPYSCPCPGASCKWQGSLDAVMPHLMHQHKSITTLQGEDIVFLATDINLPGAVDWVMMQSCFGFHFMLVLEKQEKYDGHQQFFAIVQLIGTRKQAENFAYRLELNGHRRRLTWEATPRSIHEGIATAIMNSDCLVFDTSIAQLFAENGNLGINVTISMC encoded by the coding sequence ATGAGCCGTCAGACTGCTGCAGCCATCCCAACCGGAACGTCAAAGTGTCCACCTTCCCAGCGGGTGCCAGCCTTGACTGGAACAACGGCTTCAAACAATGACTTGGCGAGCCTCTTCGAATGCCCCGTGTGCTTTGACTATGTCTTACCACCGATCCTCCAATGTCAGAGCGGGCATCTCGTGTGCAGCAACTGTCGCCCCAAACTCACATGTTGCCCGACCTGCAGAGGGCCCTTGGGATCCATCCGCAACCTGGCAATGGAAAAAGTTGCCAACTCTGTCCTATTTCCCTGCAAATACGCCTCTTCGGGTTGCGAGGTAACGTTGCCGCACACGGAGAAAGCCGACCACGAGGAGCTGTGCGAATTCCGACCGTACTCGTGCCCCTGCCCCGGAGCCTCCTGCAAGTGGCAAGGGTCCTTGGATGCCGTGATGCCACATCTTATGCATCAGCATAAATCCATAACAACGTTACAAGGAGAGGATATTGTGTTTCTCGCCACAGACATTAACCTTCCCGGGGCTGTGGACTGGGTTATGATGCAGTCCTGTTTTGGGTTTCACTTTATGCTGGTCTTGGAGAAGCAGGAAAAATACGACGGTCACCAACAATTCTTTGCTATCGTGCAGCTAATAGGCACACGGAAGCAAGCCGAGAACTTCGCTTACCGCCTGGAGCTAAACGGTCACCGCCGACGATTGACTTGGGAGGCGACGCCACGCTCTATTCACGAGGGCATCGCCACCGCCATCATGAACAGCGACTGCCTAGTGTTTGATACAAGCATTGCACAACTCTTTGCGGAAAATGGCAATTTAGGAATAAATGTAACAATCtctatgtgttaa
- the SIAH1 gene encoding E3 ubiquitin-protein ligase SIAH1 isoform X1 yields the protein MTGKATHGVLYSWKGVLFTCLSGGDPRKRKEMSRQTAAAIPTGTSKCPPSQRVPALTGTTASNNDLASLFECPVCFDYVLPPILQCQSGHLVCSNCRPKLTCCPTCRGPLGSIRNLAMEKVANSVLFPCKYASSGCEVTLPHTEKADHEELCEFRPYSCPCPGASCKWQGSLDAVMPHLMHQHKSITTLQGEDIVFLATDINLPGAVDWVMMQSCFGFHFMLVLEKQEKYDGHQQFFAIVQLIGTRKQAENFAYRLELNGHRRRLTWEATPRSIHEGIATAIMNSDCLVFDTSIAQLFAENGNLGINVTISMC from the exons ATGACTGGCAAAGCGACCCACGGCGTGCTCTACTCGTGGAAAGGGGTGCTGTTCACGTGCCTGTCCGGGGGTGACCCGAGGAAACGCAAAG AAATGAGCCGTCAGACTGCTGCAGCCATCCCAACCGGAACGTCAAAGTGTCCACCTTCCCAGCGGGTGCCAGCCTTGACTGGAACAACGGCTTCAAACAATGACTTGGCGAGCCTCTTCGAATGCCCCGTGTGCTTTGACTATGTCTTACCACCGATCCTCCAATGTCAGAGCGGGCATCTCGTGTGCAGCAACTGTCGCCCCAAACTCACATGTTGCCCGACCTGCAGAGGGCCCTTGGGATCCATCCGCAACCTGGCAATGGAAAAAGTTGCCAACTCTGTCCTATTTCCCTGCAAATACGCCTCTTCGGGTTGCGAGGTAACGTTGCCGCACACGGAGAAAGCCGACCACGAGGAGCTGTGCGAATTCCGACCGTACTCGTGCCCCTGCCCCGGAGCCTCCTGCAAGTGGCAAGGGTCCTTGGATGCCGTGATGCCACATCTTATGCATCAGCATAAATCCATAACAACGTTACAAGGAGAGGATATTGTGTTTCTCGCCACAGACATTAACCTTCCCGGGGCTGTGGACTGGGTTATGATGCAGTCCTGTTTTGGGTTTCACTTTATGCTGGTCTTGGAGAAGCAGGAAAAATACGACGGTCACCAACAATTCTTTGCTATCGTGCAGCTAATAGGCACACGGAAGCAAGCCGAGAACTTCGCTTACCGCCTGGAGCTAAACGGTCACCGCCGACGATTGACTTGGGAGGCGACGCCACGCTCTATTCACGAGGGCATCGCCACCGCCATCATGAACAGCGACTGCCTAGTGTTTGATACAAGCATTGCACAACTCTTTGCGGAAAATGGCAATTTAGGAATAAATGTAACAATCtctatgtgttaa